In Bacteroides cellulosilyticus, the genomic stretch CGGTCGATGCTGTCGCAGGCAGCCTGAGAGAGGATGCCGTCCGGATTGCAGACATAGCGCATTTTGTTCTGAAGATGTACTTTGGGGATATTGTCTGTAGTATAGACCTTCTGTGCCTGCATGGATAGCAGCAGGCATAGGAATAAACTTATGGAGATTAATCTTTTCATACTAATGTATTTGTGGGACGAATATAGGAAAAATCACATCAATAGATGTATTTTCCTACAAAATTCTTCACACGTTCGGTGTATTCCTCCGGATGATCCTTGTAGGACATGGCGTGTGTGGCACCGGGGGCAAGCCACAATTCTTTAGGTTCCGATTTTGCCTCGTAGAGAGGATATACCATCCAGGTGGGTACGTATGTATCTGCATCGCCATGAATGAAGAACATCGGCAGTTTGCATTTCCTGACCTGATTCAGCGAAGAAGCTTCCTTGAAGTTCCAACCGTATTTCGCGTTGCACAGCCAGCTGGTGGTGTACATCAACGGGAAAGGAGGCAGTCCGAACTGTCCTTTCAACTCGTAGGAGAATTCGTCCCATACGCTGGTATAACCGCAATCTTCCACAAAACATTTCACAAAAGGTTGTTGAGGCTCACCGGATACCATCATGGTGGTGGCGGCACCCATAGAGATGCCATGTACTACCATTTGGGTATTTCCGCCGTAAATATCGTTGGCAATGTCCATCCAGCGCAATACGTCCAGCCGGTCTTTCCAACCCATTTGAATGGCAGGGCCTCCGCTTAATCCCTGATTCTGCAGGTCGGGCAGCAGAATGTTATACTTTAAATCTTTATTGTAAAGGTAACCTATCATCAGCATACGGATGCAATCGTCCGTATAACCATGCACGATGACGGCTGTTTTGTGGGTAGGTTCGGGAGCGGCTGCGTAAATGGCATGCAGTTGCACCCCGTCAGGGTTGATAATAAAGGTATCCCGTAAAGCACCGACAGTTTGCAAACTATCTATCCAAGGCTTGATTTGCGGGTACTCGCTGAGCATATACTCGTAGGAGCCGGGAATATCTTTCCCTTTGTTGTGCTCCGGTCTCAGCGAGTAGCCGAGCATGTAGAAACTCGCACCTGTGAGGGCAATAATGATAACTGCTAGCAGTCCGATCAGACTGTACTTGATACCTTTCTTCATCTTTCCTTCCTTCCTTTCACTCTATTTGTTCCATATTTCCCATGCGGCAAATGCTTGCAATAACAGCATTTCCAGTCCGTTTTTAGTAACGGCACCGTGAGCCTCTCCCTTTTTCATGAAAAGGGTTTCATTAGGATTATATAACAAATCGTAGAGTAAATGGTTGGGAGTTAATTGATCATAAGGAATATCCGGACAGAAATCCACCTTAGGATACATGCCTACGGGTGTGCAGTTTACGATAATAGTATATTCCTGCATGATCTCCGGTGTCAGTTCGTCATAAGTGAGGTAAGACGATTCCTTTTTTGTACGCGATACGAATACGCTTTCGATGCCCAGATTGGCCAGTCCGCGATAGACGGCTTTGGATGCACCGCCTGTACCCAGAATCAGCGCTTTCTTGTGATGGGGTTGCAGTAAAGGCTCAATGGACTGTGTAAAACCTATGATATCCGAGTTGTAGCCGACAAGCTTTATTTTTCCCTTCGGCTGGCGGATGATTTTGATGACGTTCACTGCGCCGATCTTTGCGGTATCTTTGTCCAGCTCGTCAAGAAAGGGGATGACCTGCTCCTTGTACGGGATGGTCACATTTAGTCCGCAGAGGTTGGGATTTTCCTCTATGACTTCCATAAAGTCATTGATGTTGGGTATTTCAAAGTTTACATATTCGGCGTCGATATTCTCCGATTTGAACTTTTCATTGAAATATCCGATGGAAAACGAATGTCTCAGCGGATAGCCTATTAAACCGTATTTCTGCATAATTCTCTTAGTGTGCTATGTCAATAATTATTTCATTTAGTCGCAGTATAAAGAGTGCATATACCGAATGTCAGTCTGCGGAAATTAACCTGACTGAAACCTGCTTTGCGAATAACTTTCTGCATCACTTCGCCTTGCGGGAAAGCACGGATGCTTTGGGGCAGGTAGGTGTAAGCACTATTGTCTTTTGACAGGCATTTGCCGAGCAGGGGGATGACTACTTTGGAGTAGATGGTGAAAAGTTGTTTCATTGGAAAACGGTCCGGTGTGGAGAGTTCCAGAATGACGAGATGTCCTCCGGTTTTCAGCACGCGGCACATTTCCGCCAACCCTTTGTCCAACCCTTCGAAGTTGCGGATACCGAACGCTACGGTTACAGCATCGAACGTGTCATCGGCAAATGAGAGAGAGGTGCAGTCCTCCCGGGCAAAGGATATTTTGTCCGAGAGGTGCGCCTGTTTTACTTTATTACGTCCCACGTCCATCATTCCCTCTGAGATGTCGGTGCCTATCAGTTCGTCAGGCTGCAACTCGCGGCAGGCAAGAATGGCAAAGTCACCTGTACCGGTGGCTACGTCCATGATGCGCTTCGGCTGGAAAGGCTTTAACCAATTGATCGCTTTCCGACGCCAACTGCGGTCGATGCCTAATGAAAGGGTATGGTTCAGCTTATCATAAGCAGGAGCAATGTTGTCGAACATTTCTTCTACCTGTTCACTCTTCTTTCCGTCCTCACCGTAGGGTTTGATATGTTCCTGGGGATAATCCATACTAACCGTTTATCACTTATTTAAGTATTCCGTTACGTTTTTCTCGATACGTGAAGCAATGTTGCTGGTATCTTCCTTCACGAATTGCTCTCCGGTGATGTGCTCGTACAGTTCAATGTAACGCTCACTGATGGATGCTACGATTTCGTCTGTCATTTCCGGAACTTGTTGTCCTTCCTTGCCCTGGAAACCATTGTCCATCAACCATTCGCGAACGAATTCTTTAGAAAGTTGTTTCTGTGCTTCGCCTTTTTCAAAGCGTTCCTGATAACCTTCAGAGTAGAAGTAGCGGCTGGAGTCCGGTGTATGGATTTCGTCCATCAGGTAAATAGTACCGTTGTGCTTACCGAATTCATACTTCGTATCTACCAGAATCAGACCACGTTCTGCTGCGATCTCGGTTCCTCTGTTGAAGAGTGCCATGGTGTATTTCTCCAATACGGCATATTCTTCGGGAGTAGCCAGGCCTTTAGCAAGGATTTCTTCTTTTGAAATGTCTGCGTCGTGTTCACCGATTTCAGCTTTCGTAGTCGGGGTGATGATGGGTTCGGGGAATTTCTGGTTTTCCTTCATTCCTTCGGGCAACTTTACACCACAGATTTCGCGTACACCGCTTTTGTAAGTACGCCATGCGCTACCGCAAAGATAACCGCGTACAATCATTTCGATGGGGAAACCTTCGCACATCACACCTACCGTTACCATCGGGTCGGGTGTAGCTGTCTTCCAGTTGGGACAGATATCAGTAGTCGCATCCAGGAACTTGGCTGCAATCTGATTCAGCATTTG encodes the following:
- a CDS encoding shikimate dehydrogenase family protein, with protein sequence MQKYGLIGYPLRHSFSIGYFNEKFKSENIDAEYVNFEIPNINDFMEVIEENPNLCGLNVTIPYKEQVIPFLDELDKDTAKIGAVNVIKIIRQPKGKIKLVGYNSDIIGFTQSIEPLLQPHHKKALILGTGGASKAVYRGLANLGIESVFVSRTKKESSYLTYDELTPEIMQEYTIIVNCTPVGMYPKVDFCPDIPYDQLTPNHLLYDLLYNPNETLFMKKGEAHGAVTKNGLEMLLLQAFAAWEIWNK
- a CDS encoding alpha/beta hydrolase — translated: MKKGIKYSLIGLLAVIIIALTGASFYMLGYSLRPEHNKGKDIPGSYEYMLSEYPQIKPWIDSLQTVGALRDTFIINPDGVQLHAIYAAAPEPTHKTAVIVHGYTDDCIRMLMIGYLYNKDLKYNILLPDLQNQGLSGGPAIQMGWKDRLDVLRWMDIANDIYGGNTQMVVHGISMGAATTMMVSGEPQQPFVKCFVEDCGYTSVWDEFSYELKGQFGLPPFPLMYTTSWLCNAKYGWNFKEASSLNQVRKCKLPMFFIHGDADTYVPTWMVYPLYEAKSEPKELWLAPGATHAMSYKDHPEEYTERVKNFVGKYIY
- the ubiE gene encoding bifunctional demethylmenaquinone methyltransferase/2-methoxy-6-polyprenyl-1,4-benzoquinol methylase UbiE, with protein sequence MDYPQEHIKPYGEDGKKSEQVEEMFDNIAPAYDKLNHTLSLGIDRSWRRKAINWLKPFQPKRIMDVATGTGDFAILACRELQPDELIGTDISEGMMDVGRNKVKQAHLSDKISFAREDCTSLSFADDTFDAVTVAFGIRNFEGLDKGLAEMCRVLKTGGHLVILELSTPDRFPMKQLFTIYSKVVIPLLGKCLSKDNSAYTYLPQSIRAFPQGEVMQKVIRKAGFSQVNFRRLTFGICTLYTATK
- a CDS encoding phosphoribosylaminoimidazolesuccinocarboxamide synthase; this encodes MKALTKTDFNFPGQKSVYHGKVRDVYNINGEKLVMVATDRISAFDVVLPKGIPFKGQMLNQIAAKFLDATTDICPNWKTATPDPMVTVGVMCEGFPIEMIVRGYLCGSAWRTYKSGVREICGVKLPEGMKENQKFPEPIITPTTKAEIGEHDADISKEEILAKGLATPEEYAVLEKYTMALFNRGTEIAAERGLILVDTKYEFGKHNGTIYLMDEIHTPDSSRYFYSEGYQERFEKGEAQKQLSKEFVREWLMDNGFQGKEGQQVPEMTDEIVASISERYIELYEHITGEQFVKEDTSNIASRIEKNVTEYLNK